Part of the Methylorubrum populi genome is shown below.
GGTGCGGCTGCTCCTGACCTCGCAGGACGTGATCCACTCGTTCTACGTCCCGGCCTTCCGCCTGAAGCGCGACGCCCTGCCCTATCAGCAGACGGAAACGTGGTTTCAGGCGACCAAGACCGGCACCTACCACCTGCTCTGCACCGAATATTGCGGCACAGACCACTCGCGCATGCTCGGCCGGGTCATCGTGATGGAGCCGCAGGACTACGCGCAATGGCTCACCAAGCAGCCGGAGCGGGACGGGCTCGCCGAACTCGGCGAGCGGCTGTTCTCCGAGCGCGGCTGCTCCGGCTGCCACGCGGCCGGCTCGAAGGTGCATGCCCCCTCGCTCGCGGGCATCTGGGGCCAGTCGGTGCCGCTGGACGGCGGGCGCACCGCCACTGTGGACGAGGCCTATATCCGCGACTCGATCCTCCAGCCGCAGCGCGACGTGGTGGCCGGCTACGAGCCGATCATGCCGAGCTATGAGGGCAAGCTCTCCGACGGCGAGATCCAGGCGCTCACCGCCTATATCCGCCACGGCACCGACCGGTTCGACCTGATCGGCTCGCTCAACCTCGCGCCCGCGCAGAACATCTGCGCCCCGGGGCAGACCCCGCAGGAGAGCGCGCCGAACCAATCCCTGCGCAGCCCCGCCATGGTGCCCGGCGCGCCCGCCTTGGGAGACACCCCGCCATGACGCGCAATCCATCCGTCGTCGGGAGCCTCCGATGAGCGGCGCCTCGTCCGATGCCTCGACGCTGGCCAATCCCCGCGAGCTGGATCTCGGCCTGCCGGTCAGCTACCTCGCCGAGGGGCACAGCGTGCGCTCCTGGCTGCTCACCACCGATCACAAGCGCATCGCGATCCTCTACGCGCTCTCGATCACGTTCTTCTTCTTCATCGGCGGCGCGGCCGCCACGCTGGTGCGGCTGGAGCTGTTCACGCCGCAGGGCGATGTCGTCGGCGCGGACACCTACAACAAGCTGTTCTCGCTGCACGGCATCGTCATGGTGTGGTTCTTCCTCATCCCGTCGATCCCGACGACGATGGGGAATTTCCTGCTGCCGCTGATGATCGGCGCGCGCGATCTCGCCTTCCCCAAGCTCAACCTGATCTCGTGGTACCTCAACATGGCCGGCGGGCTGCTGACGCTCGCCGCTGTGCTGGCGGGCGGCATCGACACCGGCTGGACCTTCTACGTTCCCTACTCGACGGTGTTCTCGAATACCTTCGTCACGCTGGCCGTGCTCGGCGTCTTCGTCTCCGGCTTCTCGACCATCGCCACGGGCGTCAACTTCATCGCCACGGTCCACTACCTGCGGGCCCCCGGAATGACGTGGTTCCGCCTGCCGCTGTTCGTGTGGTCGATGTACACGACGAGCCTGATCTTCGTGCTCGCCACGCCGGTTCTCGCCCTGACGCTGATCCTCGTCGTCGCCGAGCGCACCTTCGGCCTGCCGATCTTCGATCCGGCCCGCGGCGGCGATACGATCCTGTTCCAGCACCTGTTCTGGTTCTACTCGCATCCGGCCGTGTACATCATGATCCTGCCGGCCATGGGCGTGATCTCGGAGGTCATCACCTGCTACGCTCGGCGGCGGATCTTCGGCTATTCCTTCATGGTCTACGCCCTGGTGGCGATCGCGGTGATCGGCTTCTTCACCTGGGGCCACCACATGTTCACTTCCGGCATGTCGCCCTTCGCCGCCCTGGTGTTCTCGTTCCTCTCGTTCATCGTGGCGGTGCCCTCCGCCATCAAGGTGTTCAACTGGACCGCAACGCTCTACCGCGGCCAGATCGGCTTCGAATCGCCGATGCTCTACGCCCTTGGCTTCCTCGGCCTGTTCACCATGGGCGGGCTCACCGGCCTTTTCCTGGCCTCCGTCCCGATCGACGTCCACGTGCAGGACACCTACTTCGTCGTCGCCCATTTCCACTACATCATGGTCGGCGCCTCGGTGTCGGCCTACTTCGCCGGCCTGCACTTCTGGTGGCCGAAGGTGACGGGGCGGATGTATCCGGAGAGCTGGGCGCGCTTCGCCGCCCTGCTGATGTTCTTCGGCTTCAACCTCACCTTCTTCCCGCAATTCATCGCCGGCTATCTCGGCATGCCGCGGCGCTACTATTCCTATCCGCCGGAATTCCAGGTCTGGAACGTGCTCTCCTCCTCGGGCGCGGCGGTGCTCGCCGTCGCCTACCTGATGCCCCTCGGCTACCTCACTTGGTCGCTGTTCTACGGCAGCCGCGCCCTCAACGACCCCTGGAACGCTTCCGGCCTCGAATGGCGCACCACCTCGCCGCCGCCGCGGCAGAACTTCTTCGGCAATCCGCAGGTCCTCGCGCCGCCCTACGACTACCATCCGGAGGCGACACCGCCGGGTGACGAGCCGCGTATCGCCGAGGAAGGGGCGCTGACGTGAGCGCGGGCGGCGACCTCCTCGAGAA
Proteins encoded:
- the ctaD gene encoding cytochrome c oxidase subunit I; the encoded protein is MSGASSDASTLANPRELDLGLPVSYLAEGHSVRSWLLTTDHKRIAILYALSITFFFFIGGAAATLVRLELFTPQGDVVGADTYNKLFSLHGIVMVWFFLIPSIPTTMGNFLLPLMIGARDLAFPKLNLISWYLNMAGGLLTLAAVLAGGIDTGWTFYVPYSTVFSNTFVTLAVLGVFVSGFSTIATGVNFIATVHYLRAPGMTWFRLPLFVWSMYTTSLIFVLATPVLALTLILVVAERTFGLPIFDPARGGDTILFQHLFWFYSHPAVYIMILPAMGVISEVITCYARRRIFGYSFMVYALVAIAVIGFFTWGHHMFTSGMSPFAALVFSFLSFIVAVPSAIKVFNWTATLYRGQIGFESPMLYALGFLGLFTMGGLTGLFLASVPIDVHVQDTYFVVAHFHYIMVGASVSAYFAGLHFWWPKVTGRMYPESWARFAALLMFFGFNLTFFPQFIAGYLGMPRRYYSYPPEFQVWNVLSSSGAAVLAVAYLMPLGYLTWSLFYGSRALNDPWNASGLEWRTTSPPPRQNFFGNPQVLAPPYDYHPEATPPGDEPRIAEEGALT
- the coxB gene encoding cytochrome c oxidase subunit II — protein: MLDALIPAFLRPDSASVQAAKVDAIFIGLLLISSAIVLLVVGLVVTFSIRFRRGSSAKRGEMPSLVSREFEIGWTAATLFIFVFIFWWAASVEIGAFSPPKDAIEIHVVGKQWMWKTQGPSGTREINELHVPVGAPVRLLLTSQDVIHSFYVPAFRLKRDALPYQQTETWFQATKTGTYHLLCTEYCGTDHSRMLGRVIVMEPQDYAQWLTKQPERDGLAELGERLFSERGCSGCHAAGSKVHAPSLAGIWGQSVPLDGGRTATVDEAYIRDSILQPQRDVVAGYEPIMPSYEGKLSDGEIQALTAYIRHGTDRFDLIGSLNLAPAQNICAPGQTPQESAPNQSLRSPAMVPGAPALGDTPP